From a single Stomoxys calcitrans chromosome 4, idStoCalc2.1, whole genome shotgun sequence genomic region:
- the LOC106089675 gene encoding uncharacterized protein LOC106089675, producing MTHICEACDRLQGHPCGTAPNRPTFQQPTMYDHFANFQNFKQLKGRHQEELLKCKTPYGDAEQKLENAIENQHNDHTKGTKSETTTNLKSLQKKNSLWCISRSPINCPISACKCLLGVSSVLSHILRDHHDEIKCQEIYLGNSCDLLFNPKDMIYGKNICLGVLAYGGATGERSNRPAERGICLSNAFLPMEHEHLNAHFPILIMACRTSWTSYLAYPKGSRNDQTSTNENPMAELFLIWLTSVQTTKPIHYTLTVYDKLLSASRSSIMRIRNLSDTQNPSKFMSKEVDYMRLCHGDIEILSQRREVPIHMEIVINEYELNGN from the exons atgacCCATATATGTGAAGCTTGTGACCGTTTGCAAGGTCATCCCTGCGGAACAGCTCCCAATCGTCCAACGTTTCAACAGCCCACCATGTATGACCATTTcgctaattttcaaaatttcaaacaattaaAAGGCCGTCATCAGGAAGAGCTTTTGAAATGTAAAACACCATACGGGGATGCGGAACAGAAACTAGAAAATGCCATAGAAAACCAACATAATGACCatacaaagggtactaaaagtgaAACTACTACCAATTTGAAGTCACTTCAAAAGAAAAACTCATTGTGGTGCATTTCGCGAAGCCCCATAAATTGTCCCATCAGCGCCTGTAAGTGCTTGTTAGGTGTTTCTTCGGTCTTATCACACATTTTGCGAGATCATCACGACGAGATAAAATGCCAAGAGATTTATTTGGGAAACAGTTGTGATTTGTTATTTAATCCCAAGGACATGATATATGGCAAAAATATATGCTTGGGTGTGTTGGCCTATGGTGGCGCCACTGGTGAAAG atCCAATCGACCCGCTGAAAGAGGCATTTGTTTGTCCAATGCATTTTTACCGATGGAACATGAACACCTCAATGCTCACTTTCCCATCTTAATAATGGCTTGTCGAACTTCATGGACATCATACCTAGCTTACCCCAAGGGTTCTAGGAATGATCAAACTTCTACAAACGAAAATCCAATGGCAGAACTATTTCTGATATGGCTAACAAGTGTGCAGACCACCAAACCCATTCACTATACCCTGACTGTCTATGACAAATTGTTGAGCGCCTCCCGCAGTTCTATTATGCGAATAAGGAATTTAAGTGACACCCAAAATCCTTCAAAATTTATGTCAAAAGAAGTGGATTATATGCGCCTTTGTCATGGCGATATTGAAATTCTATCACAAAGACGTGAAGTACCCATTCACATGGAAATTGTCATAAATGAATACGAATTAAATGGAAattaa